From the genome of Caloranaerobacter sp. TR13:
ATTTCCTTACGAGTTATAAATTTGTCTTTTAAGTCTTCATCTTTTATACTCTTGTTATCGTAACCTAATATATCTACGCTTTGATTTCCATACTTTTTCATTAAACTAAATAGTGAACAATAAAAATCTTTTTTAGATATAGGTTCATTAGGAAAAAAATTTTTGTAATCTTCTTTATATAAATAATTAAAATGTTCAGTAAAAAATTCTTTATCTATAAGTTTTTGAGCCCAATGACCTTTTAATCTATCATCTAAGCTAGCTGATGAAATAGTAGAATTTAAAAGTAATAAAACAAAAATGAAAATAACTAAAAACCTACTTTTTCTATACATTTAATACACCCCCTGTTATAATTCTATAATATTATTATATCATTGGTAGTTAAGGAAAATATTTCATTATTGTTACAAAAGAAAAAACACACCTAAAAGTGTGTTTAATATCCTAATATCATATCTCTATAATATGTCTTAAAATCTTCTTGTAAATAATTAATAAATCTACTTAAGAAGACAGCTGCTTCTGCTCGCGTCATGTAATCATTTGGATAAAAATATCCTTCAGGAGTACCTTTAACAAGTCCTATTTGATCAGCAACATATACTGACTTTTTAGCCCATTCAGGTATTTCATTATCATCTTTAAATCTTGTTGTAAATGGCGAGTTAGGTGCTAGTCTTTCTACCCCTAAAGCCCTAATTATTATGGTTACAGCCTGAGCTCTAGTTAAATTGCCTTCTGGCATAAATTTATTATCTCCTACTCCATTCATTATTCCTTTTTCTTTTATTACTTTAATATATTCATAATCAGGATGTTCTCTAGTTACATCACTAAATACTGGAGGATTAACCTCTGGTTTTACATATGACCTCTTAGGTTTATTTTCATCTTTAACTAGCTTCATTGCTTTAACTATCCACTTAGCAAATTCCTGCCTTTCTATTGGCAGATTTCCTCCAAAATATTTACCATCCGTATCAATTATCTGAAGACCTGCTAATTTCTTAATATCCCACTCTGCCCAGTATCCTTTTATATCTTCAAACTTAGGAATATACATTTTCTTTTGTGTAGGAAGAGTTTCAAATCTCTCTACACCGTTACCTACATTTCTTAATCCATCTACAATATTATTTTGATTTAAATATGGAAGATCGTATTTATACTCCATTATCGTCTCTTCTTGCTCTGTAAGAGTATATCCACCATCAAAACTGGATAAATACGCAGCATTCTCAAAATACTCAATACTTTTAGTCTTATTAAATGAAACATCTATATCCGCATAGCCATACCAATTTAAAGTAGTATCTCCTGAATTTAAACTATAATTTATGTCTTTATGTATTTTTTGAGTTTCTGTTGCTCCCCAGTAATGATCATAACCGTATATATTTCCTGTAATTTCTACTACAACTTGTCCTTCATTCTGGTTGATTGAATATGTCTTAGTTCCCAACCAGTTGCCTGAGTAAAAATCAACGATAGGTTGAGTATCATCTATAGTTGAGTTATGAAACTGATAATCTACTAGCGTGTAAGTTGTCTGATTGCCATTATCTTTTACTATAATTTCTTCTTTATAATCTAATATGTTATTGACTTCAATTTTTTGGCTCGGATGAGAGTTATCGTCTATTATCCTTTCTAGTTTTATGTCTCTTTTTAAAGTAGCTTGTCCATCTTTGCTCGATAGCTCGTATTTGTATTCTAATTTCTTTTCTTTGATTTTTATTGCAACTTTTCCTTCTAAGAGAATAGGTTTACCAGTTAAGAAAATTACTTCTTTATACTGTTTAGTTTTTTTATAGTCCATTTCGTTTTTATGAATACCGCCTTCAAACCCTGCATTGTTTATTTGAGCATAAACTGTAAGTGAATGAAGTATTAGCACTAATACTAGTACAATTGTTATTTTTTTCATTATGACACCTCGCTCTTTTGGGTACTGGGTACTTGGTACTGGGTACTAGATACTGGGTACTGGGTGCTAGGTACTGGA
Proteins encoded in this window:
- a CDS encoding S-layer homology domain-containing protein; translation: MKKITIVLVLVLILHSLTVYAQINNAGFEGGIHKNEMDYKKTKQYKEVIFLTGKPILLEGKVAIKIKEKKLEYKYELSSKDGQATLKRDIKLERIIDDNSHPSQKIEVNNILDYKEEIIVKDNGNQTTYTLVDYQFHNSTIDDTQPIVDFYSGNWLGTKTYSINQNEGQVVVEITGNIYGYDHYWGATETQKIHKDINYSLNSGDTTLNWYGYADIDVSFNKTKSIEYFENAAYLSSFDGGYTLTEQEETIMEYKYDLPYLNQNNIVDGLRNVGNGVERFETLPTQKKMYIPKFEDIKGYWAEWDIKKLAGLQIIDTDGKYFGGNLPIERQEFAKWIVKAMKLVKDENKPKRSYVKPEVNPPVFSDVTREHPDYEYIKVIKEKGIMNGVGDNKFMPEGNLTRAQAVTIIIRALGVERLAPNSPFTTRFKDDNEIPEWAKKSVYVADQIGLVKGTPEGYFYPNDYMTRAEAAVFLSRFINYLQEDFKTYYRDMILGY